The Sinomicrobium kalidii genome contains a region encoding:
- a CDS encoding efflux RND transporter periplasmic adaptor subunit → MSKKRILIICTLILLGTIAVVFLVFNTEPIAKSEAATRKTAMLVSVETVKEGTFVPEFAATGTVQAVEDIQLSPLVSGQVIQRAAAFVPGGMVKKGQLLLRIDPSDYENQLELRKSELLQAETNLTIEMGRQHIAEQDFALVGGDSLSDKQRSLVLRQPQLNAVKAQLQAARAAVDQAELNVRRTRITAPFDAQVISQNVTAGSQVAPGDNLGRLVGTDHYWIQVSLPINKLKWLSFPSKDKEQGAAVKISNKTSWGQNETRTGYLYKKIGALDRQTRLARLLIKVPDPLGTDITGQNVPALMVGEFVEAYIRGKEIEQVVKLDRDHLRNNRTVWVMHNGKLEIRKVSIRLIDAHHVYVSDGIKGGEKIVTTNISTVTDGVPLRTGRDSVPDLQTE, encoded by the coding sequence ATGAGTAAAAAAAGGATCCTCATTATTTGCACACTGATTCTGCTCGGCACAATAGCCGTGGTTTTCCTGGTCTTTAACACGGAACCCATAGCAAAGAGCGAAGCAGCCACCAGAAAAACGGCCATGCTGGTCAGTGTGGAGACCGTGAAGGAAGGTACGTTTGTCCCGGAATTTGCTGCTACCGGAACGGTACAGGCCGTAGAGGACATTCAATTGAGCCCCCTGGTCAGCGGACAGGTCATTCAGCGTGCGGCAGCATTTGTACCCGGCGGTATGGTAAAAAAGGGACAGTTGCTTTTAAGGATCGACCCTTCGGATTATGAAAATCAACTGGAACTGCGCAAAAGCGAATTGCTCCAGGCCGAAACCAATTTAACCATAGAAATGGGTCGGCAGCATATTGCCGAACAGGATTTTGCACTGGTTGGCGGCGACTCGCTTTCCGACAAACAAAGATCACTCGTCCTCCGGCAGCCCCAGTTAAATGCCGTAAAAGCACAGCTCCAGGCGGCCAGGGCCGCTGTTGACCAGGCAGAATTAAACGTAAGGCGAACGCGTATAACCGCACCCTTCGATGCCCAGGTAATTTCACAGAATGTAACCGCAGGCTCACAGGTGGCCCCCGGTGATAACCTGGGCAGGCTGGTAGGAACAGATCATTACTGGATACAGGTAAGCCTGCCCATCAATAAGTTAAAATGGCTGTCCTTTCCTTCAAAGGACAAAGAACAGGGGGCTGCCGTAAAAATCAGCAACAAAACGTCCTGGGGGCAAAATGAAACCAGGACGGGCTACCTGTACAAAAAAATAGGCGCACTCGACCGGCAAACCCGCCTGGCCCGTTTGCTGATTAAGGTCCCCGATCCATTAGGTACTGATATCACCGGCCAAAACGTCCCTGCACTTATGGTAGGTGAATTTGTGGAAGCTTATATCCGGGGGAAAGAAATAGAGCAGGTCGTAAAACTGGACCGCGATCACCTGCGGAACAACCGGACCGTTTGGGTTATGCACAACGGCAAACTGGAAATACGCAAAGTAAGTATCAGGCTGATCGATGCGCATCATGTATATGTTTCAGATGGTATTAAAGGCGGGGAAAAGATAGTGACCACCAACATCAGTACCGTAACCGACGGCGTTCCGCTGCGGACCGGAAGAGATTCGGTCCCCGATTTACAAACCGAGTAA
- a CDS encoding efflux RND transporter permease subunit, with product MEDRQPHKQKGIIAYMARHSIAANLLMFLLIGGGIYTMFSIQKEVFPQFQLDFVEVSVVYPGAAPEEVEQGILLPVEESVRGVQGIKEIVSTAREGSGTVTIELVAGTNRMKAFQDIDQAVNRIRTFPDDIEEPEVVLQDRQRDVMQVSLYGDADIWTLRKLAERLRNRFLSQPEITQVTLNNVPDYETRIEIPRYNLRQYQLTLGQVADIVEQSSRDVPAGAVETSSGEILLRLKERKQWAEEFGNITIASSPAGAQVKLRDIAVITDGFEETGFHGQFNQKPAVGMEIFRVGNQSPLDIEELVKDILNDFQLPPGVQYRIDSNRADDYRERLSLLTGNGLMAIVIVMVILTLFLEYRLAFWVMIGMVISFIGGITFLPVIGVSINMISMFGFLVVLGIVVDDAIVVGENVYEYRQKGMSIMQAAIQGTKDVSRPVFFSILTTVIAFIPLLLIPGETGKFWWPLPAVVIVILLISLIEAFFILPSHLGHIRKKKKKGILLKLENAQDRFARRFDRIIRKYYRPFLDKCLRFRYITLTAAVALLLIVGSFGYSDHMGMILMPEIAADEIEAGIRLPVGTTPDQAAKVAEEVTQATRKMFDENDLYKVAEGIKTNVRGQNFIDVEIVMRPPDERDMTAAQLIALWRDNIGDIRGVDQITFEAERGPGGYRQDISVDLSHTDIDVLAKASKVFVERMTAFENTRDVSDNYNKGKVQYDFKLLPQGRNLGLTASQVGRQVRDAFFGALAMRQLRGNNEVEIHVKLPLEERKDIQNLEDFIIRTPDSMEVPLMDVVEVEEKEAFTSINRRDGRRVINVGMDAEPANAVSRVLAAIQGEVLPQLRADYPGLTWTFEGSQADMRESTNSLWGTFSMALMLIYALLALAFNNYVQPFIVLSAIPFGIVGAVIGHIILGYDLSLVSLMGMIALAGVVVNDSLIMIDYANGIRKDQPAYKAIHEAGIRRFRPIMLTTLTTFGGLTPIILETSSQAFYLIPMAISLGFGIVFATSIILIIVPCLYLVQEDIRSIIKNRKNTAEKTV from the coding sequence GTGGAAGACCGGCAACCCCATAAACAAAAAGGTATTATCGCCTATATGGCGCGTCATTCCATTGCCGCAAACCTGCTGATGTTTTTGCTGATAGGAGGCGGTATTTATACCATGTTCTCCATACAAAAAGAGGTCTTCCCGCAGTTTCAACTGGATTTTGTCGAAGTGAGTGTGGTATATCCCGGAGCTGCTCCCGAAGAGGTGGAACAGGGTATCCTGCTGCCGGTGGAAGAATCCGTCAGGGGCGTACAGGGCATTAAGGAGATCGTATCAACAGCAAGGGAAGGTTCGGGAACCGTTACTATTGAACTGGTAGCCGGAACCAACCGGATGAAAGCCTTCCAGGACATTGACCAGGCCGTGAACCGGATACGGACATTTCCGGATGACATCGAAGAACCCGAAGTGGTCTTACAGGACCGCCAGCGCGATGTTATGCAGGTTTCCCTTTACGGCGATGCCGATATATGGACACTCCGGAAACTGGCCGAACGCCTGCGGAACCGCTTTTTAAGTCAGCCCGAAATTACACAGGTCACTTTAAACAATGTCCCCGATTATGAAACCCGCATAGAAATTCCGCGTTACAATTTACGGCAGTATCAATTAACACTGGGACAGGTTGCCGATATCGTCGAACAATCGAGCAGGGATGTTCCGGCAGGGGCCGTTGAAACCAGTTCGGGGGAAATCCTGCTCAGACTGAAGGAACGCAAACAGTGGGCCGAAGAGTTCGGCAATATAACCATTGCCTCTTCCCCGGCAGGGGCACAGGTAAAATTAAGGGACATTGCCGTGATTACCGACGGATTTGAAGAAACCGGGTTTCACGGCCAGTTCAACCAGAAACCGGCGGTAGGCATGGAGATCTTCAGGGTCGGAAACCAGTCGCCGCTCGATATCGAAGAACTGGTAAAAGACATACTGAACGACTTCCAGCTACCTCCAGGTGTTCAGTACCGCATTGACAGCAACCGGGCCGACGACTATCGCGAACGTCTTTCCCTGCTCACCGGAAACGGTTTGATGGCGATCGTGATTGTCATGGTCATTCTGACCCTGTTCCTGGAATACCGGCTTGCTTTCTGGGTAATGATCGGCATGGTAATCTCCTTTATCGGCGGGATCACATTCCTGCCCGTGATCGGCGTCAGTATCAATATGATCTCCATGTTCGGCTTCCTGGTGGTTCTGGGTATTGTAGTGGACGATGCCATTGTAGTGGGGGAAAACGTATATGAATACCGCCAGAAAGGCATGAGTATCATGCAGGCGGCCATACAGGGTACGAAAGATGTGTCAAGACCGGTGTTTTTCAGTATACTGACTACCGTTATCGCCTTTATACCGTTACTGCTCATCCCGGGGGAAACCGGTAAGTTCTGGTGGCCCCTTCCCGCCGTGGTCATCGTTATCTTATTGATCTCCCTAATAGAGGCCTTCTTTATTTTACCTTCCCACCTGGGACATATCAGGAAGAAAAAGAAAAAAGGCATTCTCCTTAAACTTGAAAATGCGCAGGACAGGTTCGCCAGGAGATTCGACCGTATCATCCGGAAATATTACCGCCCTTTTCTGGATAAGTGCCTCCGGTTCCGTTACATTACGCTGACGGCTGCAGTAGCCTTGTTGCTCATTGTGGGAAGCTTTGGTTACAGCGACCATATGGGAATGATCTTAATGCCCGAAATCGCTGCCGATGAAATCGAAGCGGGGATCAGGCTCCCGGTAGGGACCACACCCGACCAGGCCGCCAAAGTGGCCGAAGAAGTTACCCAAGCCACCCGGAAAATGTTTGATGAAAACGATTTGTATAAGGTGGCCGAAGGGATAAAAACCAATGTTCGTGGACAAAATTTTATCGATGTGGAGATCGTGATGCGGCCGCCCGATGAACGTGATATGACGGCTGCCCAACTCATTGCCCTTTGGCGTGATAATATTGGCGATATCCGCGGAGTAGACCAGATCACCTTCGAAGCCGAACGGGGCCCCGGTGGATACCGCCAGGACATCAGCGTAGACCTGAGCCATACGGATATTGATGTTCTGGCAAAGGCAAGCAAGGTTTTTGTAGAAAGAATGACCGCTTTTGAAAATACCCGCGATGTGAGTGACAATTACAACAAGGGTAAAGTACAATACGATTTTAAGCTCTTACCGCAAGGGAGAAATCTGGGATTAACCGCATCTCAGGTAGGCCGGCAGGTGCGGGACGCCTTTTTCGGCGCACTGGCCATGCGGCAGCTACGGGGCAATAACGAAGTGGAAATCCACGTAAAGCTGCCGTTGGAAGAACGCAAGGACATACAAAACCTGGAAGATTTTATCATCCGGACCCCGGACAGTATGGAAGTTCCCTTAATGGACGTAGTGGAGGTGGAAGAAAAAGAAGCATTCACCTCTATCAACAGGCGGGACGGGAGAAGGGTGATAAATGTAGGCATGGATGCCGAACCGGCCAATGCCGTAAGCAGGGTCCTGGCTGCCATACAGGGCGAAGTACTCCCGCAGTTACGGGCCGATTATCCCGGGCTTACATGGACCTTTGAAGGGAGCCAGGCCGATATGCGGGAATCGACAAACTCCCTGTGGGGAACCTTTTCCATGGCGCTTATGCTTATTTATGCGTTGCTGGCATTGGCATTTAACAATTACGTTCAGCCCTTTATTGTGCTTTCGGCCATCCCCTTCGGAATAGTCGGTGCCGTGATCGGGCATATTATCCTCGGATACGACCTTTCACTGGTCAGTTTAATGGGAATGATAGCGCTGGCCGGTGTTGTGGTCAATGATTCCCTTATCATGATCGATTACGCCAACGGTATACGAAAAGACCAGCCGGCCTACAAAGCCATTCACGAGGCCGGGATACGGCGCTTCCGCCCCATTATGCTGACCACCCTGACCACTTTCGGCGGACTTACCCCGATTATCCTGGAAACGTCCTCACAGGCATTTTACCTGATCCCCATGGCCATTTCATTAGGTTTCGGGATCGTATTCGCCACTTCCATTATCCTGATCATCGTGCCCTGCCTCTATCTTGTACAGGAGGACATCCGTTCAATTATTAAGAACAGGAAAAATACCGCTGAAAAAACGGTATAA
- a CDS encoding TolC family protein, translating into MSVIEPLVENPDSFSSTGQAVIPDKWWTAYEDEQLNILMDSAFANNMNLTSVWYQLKEAEAIRKTQSTFLLPDIEVGAQTAISRPKPDFAGGENTQLGLSAGYEVDLWGKIRAGLEAEDFRLRASYYDYQTAAMTLSAQIATVWFQLLTTRKQLKLATEQIETNQKIIKLIRVRFGGGQIKGVDILRQHQLLEEAKDQRIIYETNLSIFKNQLAVLTGTSPRNFTAELRDSLPQLPALPATGLPLELVRRRPDIQREHNLLLAADRDMAAAVRNKFPRLSLNLSMQARSNEYSELFSNWAYTLGANLLAPVLYWGRLRAEVNRTEAVKMQQLYRYGQTVLTAFQEVENALIREENQLKRLDVLEKRLTMAEKVNTQLRIEFLNGFTEYLDVLLALDQQQQLQRDWLETRQELYEIRINLYRALAGGFDTGRENDAGTNIPDKTKRL; encoded by the coding sequence ATGAGTGTTATTGAACCCCTTGTGGAAAACCCGGACAGTTTTTCATCAACGGGACAAGCGGTGATACCCGATAAATGGTGGACGGCATATGAGGATGAGCAGCTCAATATTTTGATGGACAGTGCTTTCGCCAACAACATGAATTTAACAAGCGTATGGTATCAGTTAAAAGAAGCCGAGGCCATCCGCAAAACACAATCCACTTTTTTACTGCCCGATATCGAAGTCGGCGCCCAAACGGCGATAAGCCGTCCGAAACCCGATTTTGCCGGAGGGGAAAATACCCAGTTGGGACTTTCGGCGGGCTATGAAGTTGATCTTTGGGGAAAGATACGGGCCGGCCTGGAAGCAGAAGATTTCAGGCTACGGGCATCGTATTACGATTATCAAACCGCTGCCATGACCCTGTCTGCCCAGATCGCAACGGTCTGGTTTCAGCTCCTTACCACCCGAAAACAGTTAAAACTTGCCACGGAGCAGATCGAGACCAATCAGAAGATCATTAAGTTGATCCGGGTCCGTTTCGGAGGGGGCCAGATAAAAGGTGTGGATATCCTGCGGCAACACCAGTTACTGGAAGAAGCCAAAGATCAACGCATCATCTACGAAACCAATTTAAGCATTTTTAAAAACCAACTCGCTGTCCTGACAGGGACATCCCCCCGGAATTTTACTGCGGAATTACGGGATTCATTACCCCAACTCCCCGCTCTGCCCGCTACCGGGCTCCCCCTGGAACTCGTCAGAAGGCGGCCGGATATTCAACGTGAACACAATTTATTGCTTGCCGCCGACCGGGATATGGCCGCAGCCGTGCGGAACAAATTTCCGCGATTGTCATTAAACCTCTCCATGCAGGCGCGATCTAACGAATACAGTGAGTTATTCTCCAACTGGGCATATACACTCGGGGCAAACCTGCTGGCCCCCGTTTTGTACTGGGGAAGGCTACGGGCCGAAGTAAACAGGACAGAGGCCGTAAAAATGCAACAGCTTTATCGCTACGGGCAGACCGTACTTACGGCTTTTCAGGAAGTTGAAAATGCATTGATCCGGGAAGAAAACCAGTTGAAACGCCTGGATGTACTGGAAAAACGGTTGACCATGGCCGAAAAGGTCAATACACAATTACGCATTGAGTTCCTGAACGGTTTTACGGAGTACCTCGATGTGCTGCTGGCCCTGGACCAGCAGCAACAGTTACAGCGGGACTGGCTGGAAACCCGGCAGGAATTGTATGAAATACGAATTAATTTATACCGGGCCCTCGCAGGGGGTTTTGATACTGGTCGGGAAAATGACGCCGGAACGAACATTCCGGACAAGACAAAAAGGTTATGA
- a CDS encoding LacI family DNA-binding transcriptional regulator: MASKNRLRLKDIAEELKVSTTTVSFVLNGKGEEKNISRSVIQKIEDYISEIGYQPHTIAKSLRTGRSKILVLMVEDISNLFFSSIARIIEDIAHKKGYKIIFCSNENDDTRSKELIKFFRERSVDGFFIVPSTGIRDDIQSLLDHNIPVVLFDRYFKGLPVGHVIIDNENAAYKATKHLIENNFSKVVFLTTDINQTQMLDRLSGYEKAMREAGHAPQTLKLPYQNINPRSVEKAFLKTFGGFDNVDSLFFATNYLTQDGIAFLKKTDSELIHKLGIVTFDDNDFFNIYTPTITAVSQPLAQIGQAMMKIMLDILEKKKTGDEIQHKVIPAKLIIRESSIPLT, translated from the coding sequence ATGGCATCCAAAAACCGACTTCGACTAAAGGATATCGCAGAAGAGTTAAAGGTCTCCACCACTACCGTTTCCTTTGTCCTCAACGGAAAGGGGGAAGAAAAGAACATTTCCAGGAGTGTTATTCAAAAAATCGAAGATTATATCAGTGAGATCGGTTACCAACCGCACACCATTGCCAAAAGCCTCCGGACAGGCCGTTCGAAAATTCTCGTGTTAATGGTAGAAGACATCAGCAATTTATTCTTCTCCAGCATTGCACGTATTATAGAAGACATTGCGCATAAAAAAGGATACAAAATCATTTTTTGCAGCAATGAAAACGATGATACCCGTTCGAAAGAACTCATCAAGTTTTTCAGGGAACGTTCGGTAGACGGGTTCTTTATTGTCCCGTCAACCGGTATCCGGGACGATATACAGTCTTTACTGGACCACAACATCCCGGTTGTTTTGTTTGACCGGTATTTTAAAGGGCTCCCGGTAGGGCATGTAATCATTGATAATGAAAATGCGGCGTACAAAGCCACCAAACACCTCATTGAAAACAATTTTTCAAAAGTGGTATTTCTCACTACCGACATCAACCAGACCCAGATGCTGGACAGGCTCAGCGGATATGAAAAAGCCATGCGTGAAGCCGGTCACGCTCCGCAGACTTTAAAACTCCCCTATCAGAACATCAATCCCCGGAGTGTTGAAAAGGCTTTTCTTAAAACCTTCGGAGGGTTTGACAATGTTGACAGCCTTTTTTTTGCCACCAATTACCTCACCCAGGACGGTATTGCCTTCCTCAAAAAAACAGATTCCGAATTAATCCATAAACTGGGGATCGTTACTTTTGACGACAATGATTTTTTCAATATCTATACTCCTACCATTACTGCAGTTTCGCAACCTCTTGCACAGATAGGGCAAGCCATGATGAAGATCATGCTGGATATCCTGGAAAAGAAAAAAACCGGCGATGAAATACAACATAAGGTAATCCCGGCAAAACTCATTATTCGCGAGTCTTCAATACCTTTAACCTGA
- a CDS encoding helix-turn-helix domain-containing protein produces MLPFIRYEPVVTAYQDKKITGLSASEYIKRSRMKKAWRWIRSGKSISEVAYNVGYSAPNYLSKAFKKEF; encoded by the coding sequence TTGTTACCTTTCATCAGGTATGAGCCGGTCGTTACTGCATACCAAGATAAAAAAATAACCGGGTTGAGTGCTTCGGAATATATAAAAAGAAGCCGGATGAAAAAGGCATGGCGATGGATCAGGTCGGGGAAAAGCATTTCCGAGGTCGCTTATAATGTAGGGTACAGTGCCCCCAATTATCTCAGCAAGGCATTTAAAAAGGAATTTTAG
- a CDS encoding SusC/RagA family TonB-linked outer membrane protein codes for MKKNTNIYQEIIPGNDQRHLLVRKNRSGIVLFFLFMILTVLSAHSAFAVKLYDEETNNNQFVVSGMVTDEEGVPLVGVSVIEEGTQNGTTTDFDGNYSLEIGASDAVLRFSYLGMKTVSKAIGNNTTINIQMFADNQSLDEVVVVGYGTQSRRSVTTSVSKVSADDFNQGVVTSPLNLIQGKIPGLAITQAGGNNPNSSASFQIRGVTSVTGDMSPLIVIDGIPGGNLDLLQPNDIESFDVLKDGAAAAIYGTRGNNGVILITTRSGKKGKSTFDYSTYLSRDFVRNRPDFLSASEYRDLIDRGIIGEGNDLGYSTDIYDELVNKSNLSQYHNFVASGGGENGNYRVSLYMSDLQGIAKENSREEYGLRANIRQSTVDKKFNFQSSFAINLNDANLLGGGNFGVVSEWNPTAPIHAPYSVGEGTDLYNEGKYGYYEPQNGYNPFSRYENRFNKRDQVTFSADAKVSYEVIDGLIFSVFGSYQRNSWNDRYYRSTRDWDQYNEGSAYDGTAYAKKSNHLSSTKTFEPTFNFEKTIDDHQFGLLGGYSYQYSTTEEYSMDNSGFTTDAFEDWNFGSGNAITDESLPNIDLYSFKQDNTLIAFFSRVNYSYLDRYFLQGSIRYEGSSRFGANNKWGSFPAISAGWMVSDEEFMENIDFVSSLKLRLGYGITGNQGIPNYQSLITLGTGGKYPIFDEEGNATYYQTYGPNKNPNPDLKWEKKKEWNIGIDFGLFGNKISGAIDVYNRKTEDLLYNYTVSQPSYVHSTLYTNVGTLENNGVELALNMVVMNTGNFSWNMDLTGNYQRNELASLSNDTFSAKEIRGGNIGNPGNLGDAIRNIEGESIGNFYGKRFAGFTENGEWLFYKADGSTGRTDEMTEEDYTVIGNGFPNFNASWTNTFKYKNFDLTLFFRGKFDYDILNTVNLFYGNPTLLPGNVLSSAIDNSDHISEAPQYSDYYLESGDFVKLDNVTFGYNFNLGDNSPFTRLRLYVNARNVFTITGYSGEDPEVSDTGLYPGVDDRNFYPRTSTVTTGINLQF; via the coding sequence ATGAAAAAAAACACTAACATTTACCAGGAAATTATTCCTGGCAACGATCAACGCCATTTACTGGTTAGGAAAAACAGGTCGGGAATTGTCCTGTTTTTCCTTTTTATGATCCTTACTGTATTGTCTGCACATTCGGCCTTTGCAGTGAAACTTTACGATGAAGAAACAAACAACAATCAATTTGTTGTTTCGGGAATGGTTACCGATGAAGAAGGAGTTCCCCTGGTTGGAGTCAGCGTAATAGAGGAAGGCACCCAAAACGGAACGACCACCGATTTTGACGGAAATTACAGCCTGGAAATCGGTGCTTCCGATGCGGTACTCCGGTTCTCATATTTGGGAATGAAAACTGTCAGCAAGGCGATTGGGAACAATACGACCATCAATATACAGATGTTTGCTGACAATCAATCCCTCGACGAAGTTGTGGTGGTGGGTTACGGAACGCAAAGCAGGAGATCGGTAACCACATCGGTATCCAAAGTCTCGGCAGATGATTTTAACCAGGGCGTGGTAACCTCCCCGTTAAACCTTATCCAGGGAAAAATCCCCGGTCTGGCTATTACACAGGCCGGAGGAAATAACCCGAATTCCAGTGCCAGTTTTCAGATCAGGGGTGTTACCTCGGTTACCGGTGATATGTCTCCGTTAATCGTTATAGACGGGATTCCCGGGGGAAATCTGGACCTGCTGCAACCCAATGATATTGAATCTTTCGATGTATTGAAGGATGGTGCCGCCGCCGCCATATACGGGACAAGGGGGAATAACGGGGTTATTCTTATTACTACCAGAAGCGGTAAAAAAGGGAAAAGCACCTTTGATTACAGTACGTATTTATCCCGGGATTTTGTGCGTAACAGGCCCGACTTTCTTTCCGCATCCGAATACCGGGATCTCATTGACAGGGGAATCATAGGAGAAGGTAACGACCTGGGATATTCGACAGATATATACGACGAACTCGTGAACAAGTCTAACCTGAGCCAGTATCACAATTTTGTGGCTTCCGGTGGTGGGGAAAACGGTAATTATCGGGTGTCCTTGTACATGAGTGACCTTCAGGGTATCGCCAAGGAAAATTCCAGGGAAGAGTATGGTTTAAGGGCTAATATCCGCCAGTCTACAGTAGACAAGAAATTCAATTTCCAGAGTAGTTTTGCCATTAACCTTAATGATGCCAACTTGCTGGGTGGCGGGAATTTTGGAGTAGTGTCCGAATGGAACCCTACAGCTCCCATCCATGCCCCTTATTCGGTAGGAGAAGGAACGGATTTATACAATGAAGGAAAATATGGTTATTATGAACCCCAAAACGGTTACAACCCTTTTTCACGTTACGAAAATCGCTTTAATAAACGTGACCAGGTCACTTTTTCTGCCGATGCCAAGGTGAGTTATGAGGTTATTGACGGCCTGATCTTCTCGGTTTTCGGATCGTACCAGAGGAATAGCTGGAATGATCGCTATTATCGATCCACGCGCGACTGGGATCAGTATAATGAAGGCAGCGCTTATGACGGTACGGCCTATGCCAAAAAATCGAACCATCTTTCCTCAACCAAAACCTTTGAACCCACATTTAATTTTGAAAAGACTATTGATGACCACCAGTTCGGATTATTGGGGGGATACAGTTATCAGTATTCAACTACGGAAGAATACTCGATGGACAACAGCGGCTTTACTACCGATGCCTTTGAAGACTGGAACTTCGGTTCGGGAAATGCTATTACTGACGAATCTCTTCCCAATATAGACCTGTACAGTTTTAAGCAAGACAATACTCTTATCGCCTTTTTCTCTCGGGTCAATTATTCCTATCTGGACCGTTATTTTCTCCAGGGGTCTATCCGGTATGAAGGCTCTTCAAGATTCGGTGCAAATAACAAATGGGGGAGCTTTCCCGCAATTTCCGCAGGCTGGATGGTCTCGGATGAGGAATTCATGGAAAACATAGACTTTGTTTCCAGTCTCAAATTGAGATTGGGATACGGAATTACGGGAAACCAGGGGATACCTAATTATCAATCCCTGATTACATTGGGTACAGGTGGAAAATATCCCATTTTCGATGAGGAAGGCAACGCTACATATTATCAAACCTACGGGCCCAATAAAAATCCGAATCCCGATTTGAAATGGGAGAAAAAGAAAGAATGGAATATAGGGATTGACTTCGGATTGTTCGGAAATAAAATAAGTGGTGCCATCGATGTATATAATCGAAAAACAGAAGATCTGTTGTACAATTATACGGTATCTCAACCATCTTATGTTCATAGCACCCTTTATACCAATGTAGGTACTTTGGAGAATAATGGAGTAGAACTTGCACTCAATATGGTTGTGATGAATACCGGGAACTTTTCCTGGAATATGGACCTTACCGGAAATTACCAGAGAAACGAATTAGCTTCTCTGTCGAACGATACTTTTTCTGCGAAAGAAATCAGAGGAGGAAATATCGGAAACCCGGGAAATCTTGGAGATGCCATAAGGAATATTGAAGGAGAATCTATCGGAAATTTTTACGGTAAAAGGTTTGCCGGATTTACGGAAAACGGGGAATGGCTGTTCTACAAAGCAGACGGTTCTACAGGAAGAACAGATGAAATGACCGAAGAAGACTATACCGTTATAGGTAATGGTTTTCCGAATTTTAACGCTTCCTGGACCAATACATTTAAATATAAGAATTTTGATCTGACCCTGTTTTTCCGGGGAAAGTTTGATTACGATATTCTTAATACCGTTAACCTTTTTTACGGTAATCCAACACTTCTTCCCGGCAATGTACTCTCTTCGGCAATAGACAATAGCGATCATATTTCGGAAGCTCCTCAGTATTCAGACTACTATTTGGAAAGCGGGGATTTTGTAAAACTGGATAATGTTACATTCGGATACAATTTCAATCTCGGGGATAATAGTCCGTTTACACGTCTACGATTATACGTAAACGCCAGAAATGTATTTACTATTACGGGATATAGTGGTGAAGACCCCGAAGTATCCGATACCGGACTATACCCTGGAGTTGACGATCGGAATTTTTATCCCCGGACCTCTACTGTAACCACTGGAATCAATCTTCAATTTTAA